GCATCATGGTCAGCGACATCTTCGACCCCACCTTGTGGGACGTGGTCCCCGGCTTCGCCTTCGAGGACATCACCTACCACCGCGCCAAGACGCAGGGCACCGTGCGCGTGGCCATCAACCGGCCCGAAGTGCGCAACGCGTTCCGCCCCAAGACGGTGGACGAGCTGCACGAGGCGCTCGACCACGCGCGCCGCTGGAGCGACGTGGGCTGTGTGCTGCTCACGGGCAACGGGCCGTCACCCAAGGACGGCGGCTGGGCCTTCTGCAGCGGTGGCGACCAGCGCATCCGCGGCAAGGACGGCTACAAGTACGAGGGGGCCGAGGCGCACACGGCCGACCCCGCCAAGCTCGGTCGTCTGCACATCCTCGAGGTGCAGCGGCTCATCCGCTTCATGCCCAAGATCGTCATCGCCGTGGTGCCCGGCTGGGCCGTGGGCGGTGGTCACTCGCTGCACGTGGTGTGCGACATGACGCTGGCCAGCGCGGAGCACGCGGTCTTCAAGCAGACCGACCCGGACGTGGGCAGCTTCGATGGCGGCTTCGGCTCGGCGCTCCTCGCGCGGCAGATCGGTCAGAAGAAGGCGCGCGAGCTCTTCATGATCGGCATCAACTACACGGCCGAAGAGGGTGCTGCCATGGGCATGGTCAACAAGGTGGTGCCCCACGCCGAGCTCGAGACCGTGGCGCTCGAGTGGGCGCGCATCATCAACGGCAAGAGCCCCACGGCCATGCGCATGCTCAAGTACGCGTTCAACATGATCGACGATGGTCTGGTGGGGCAGCAGATCTTCGCCGGCGAGGCCACACGCCTCGCGTACATGACCGACGAGGCCATCGAGGGCCGCGACGCCTTCTTGGAGAAGCGTCCGCAGGACTACTCGAAGTTCCCCTGGCACTACTGAGCGGTTCCAGGCTGCCGAGGAGGAGGGCCGCCGCCTCCTCGGTGCCACGCATCAGAAGACGCCGTTGGTGATCTCGAGCACGTACGGGTCGCAGTCCGGCGCAGAGGTGTCGGCCCAGCTAACGCGGATCATGAAGTCCTGCGTGTCGTTGGCGCACGAGTTCAGCGTGCCATCGTTGGCCCCGCAGGGACACTGCCCGCGGCGCCCCGAGTTGTTGGAGTCGAGCGCCCAGTTGGTGTCGGTGTAGCCGGTGCTTCCGTCACAGAGCACCGTGCCGCACCCCCGGTACACGTTGAAGCGGTAACGGTTCCCCGGGTTCTGGAGGAAGCGAACCCGCACGTGGAAGTTGTCACAGGAGACATCGGACGAGTCCGTCGCGGAGAAGCGGTACCAGACCTCGCGGCCGGCCGACAGCGCGTTGTCCGTGACGGTGATGGTCTGCGCCTCGCCCCCCACGTCCGGCACGGGTGCGAGCCCAATGGCACCCGCGCAGGAGGCGCCGACGCCCAAAGCGGGAGAGGCGGCG
This region of Sandaracinaceae bacterium genomic DNA includes:
- a CDS encoding putative metal-binding motif-containing protein, coding for MDMGTDSSDGEDMGQDQGTVDMGRDMGTLSCDGVVCDQPFFRCSNGACVEYPRCFTSATCPQGSTCTGLHCVPGDVDVDGDGYPAGTDCDEANPAVNPGASEVCGLSDENCSGGVDEGDPTALCPGDPTDDTCIASVCCAVGTYNYDADPGNACECAASPALGVGASCAGAIGLAPVPDVGGEAQTITVTDNALSAGREVWYRFSATDSSDVSCDNFHVRVRFLQNPGNRYRFNVYRGCGTVLCDGSTGYTDTNWALDSNNSGRRGQCPCGANDGTLNSCANDTQDFMIRVSWADTSAPDCDPYVLEITNGVF
- a CDS encoding 1,4-dihydroxy-2-naphthoyl-CoA synthase, which codes for MVSDIFDPTLWDVVPGFAFEDITYHRAKTQGTVRVAINRPEVRNAFRPKTVDELHEALDHARRWSDVGCVLLTGNGPSPKDGGWAFCSGGDQRIRGKDGYKYEGAEAHTADPAKLGRLHILEVQRLIRFMPKIVIAVVPGWAVGGGHSLHVVCDMTLASAEHAVFKQTDPDVGSFDGGFGSALLARQIGQKKARELFMIGINYTAEEGAAMGMVNKVVPHAELETVALEWARIINGKSPTAMRMLKYAFNMIDDGLVGQQIFAGEATRLAYMTDEAIEGRDAFLEKRPQDYSKFPWHY